From a region of the Panicum virgatum strain AP13 chromosome 2K, P.virgatum_v5, whole genome shotgun sequence genome:
- the LOC120663952 gene encoding (E)-beta-caryophyllene synthase-like isoform X2, which produces MASPMITLAPQSQCNQFREYSPSPWGDFFLNHATCTPSQERAQVKEENVRRIILESFASSDLAQKLELVDTLQRIGVDYHYKKEINDLLYSIYNDEDGGSDDLYVTSLRFYLLRKHGYTVSADVFEKFRDKQGNISSDDVSCLLMLYDAAHVRTHGEEILDDMITFNKSRLQSLTMKNLEPELAEEVRCTLETPRFRRVERVEARLYISVYEKKAVHDGTILEFAKLDYNILQAIYCDELKELTIWWKDLHSKTDLSFARDRMVEIHFWILGTIYEPYYSYSRIVVTKFTLLASLLDDLYDNYCCTTEESTIFNTAIERWDEQTTEEFPAHLKPLLIGILDTTNKIEEELKLQKNRHAEVVKKLVICTAKFYHAEVNWRDEHYVPATVDEHLEKSLRSSVCMQIIIGVLISLRDCREDDVNWAFTFPKLIRGVSVVGRVGNDIVSDEREQASEHVVSTVQTCMKQYGITAEQANEKLRVIIEEAWMDIVQEYLDQKRPREFLEKSVDVARTMDFFYKRDDAYTLPLSIKDTITLMYVNPCEL; this is translated from the exons ATGGCGTCGCCGATGATCACCCTCGCCCCGCAGTCACAGTGCAACCAGTTCCGGGAGTACAGCCCCAGCCCCTGGGGTGACTTCTTCCTCAACCATGCCACATGCACTCCATCACAG GAGAGGGCACAGGTAAAGGAGGAGAACGTGAGGAGGATTATACTGGAAAGCTTTGCCTCCTCCGACCTGGCTCAGAAGCTGGAGCTCGTTGACACTCTACAAAGGATAGGGGTGGACTACCACTACAAGAAGGAGATCAATGACCTACTTTATTCTATCTACAATGACGAGGATGGAGGTTCTGATGACCTCTATGTCACCTCATTGAGGTTCTATTTGCTTAGGAAGCATGGATACACCGTCTCTGCAG ACGTGTTTGAGAAGTTTAGGGACAAGCAAGGGAACATTTCAAGTGACGATGTCAGCTGCTTGCTAATGTTGTATGATGCTGCACATGTGAGAACTCATGGGGAGGAGATACTCGACGACATGATCACTTTCAACAAGAGCCGCCTCCAATCTTTGACGATGAAAAATTTGGAGCCAGAGCTGGCAGAGGAAGTGCGATGCACATTGGAGACACCACGGTTCAGGCGGGTCGAGAGGGTGGAGGCAAGGCTCTACATCTCAGTGTACGAGAAGAAGGCTGTGCATGATGGGACTATACTGGAGTTTGCAAAGCTGGACTACAACATCTTGCAGGCTATCTACTGTGATGAGCTGAAAGAACTTACAAT ATGGTGGAAGGATTTACACTCAAAGACAGACCTTAGCTTCGCACGAGACAGAATGGTGGAGATACATTTTTGGATTCTCGGAACAATTTATGAGCCCTATTACTCATATTCGCGGATAGTGGTGACAAAGTTCACCCTGTTAGCGTCATTGCTTGATGACCTTTATGACAACTATTGTTGCACCACAGAGGAGAGTACTATCTTCAACACAGCCATAGAAAG GTGGGATGAACAAACCACAGAGGAGTTCCCAGCACATCTGAAGCCACTCCTCATCGGCATACTTGACACTACAAATAAGATTGAGGAGGAGTTAAAACTTCAGAAAAACAGGCATGCTGAAGTTGTCAAAAAACta GTGATCTGCACTGCCAAATTCTACCATGCTGAGGTGAATTGGCGCGATGAACACTATGTACCAGCTACTGTTGATGAGCACCTCGAAAAATCCTTGCGTAGTAGTGTCTGTATGCAAATAATAATTGGTGTGCTCATTTCACTAAGAGATTGTCGGGAGGATGATGTTAATTGGGCATTCACCTTTCCCAAACTTATCAGAGGTGTTTCTGTTGTGGGGCGCGTTGGAAATGACATCGTGTCAGATGAG CGGGAACAAGCTTCGGAGCATGTGGTATCCACGGTGCAAACTTGCATGAAGCAATATGGGATAACAGCAGAGCAAGCCAACGAAAAGCTTAGAGTCATAATCGAAGAAGCATGGATGGACATCGTCCAGGAATACCTCGACCAGAAGCGACCTAGGGAGTTTCTTGAGAAGTCGGTCGATGTTGCACGAACAATGGATTTCTTTTACAAGCGTGATGATGCGTACACCTTGCCGCTCAGCATCAAGGACACTATAACTTTGATGTATGTGAATCCGTGTGAGCTGTAG
- the LOC120663952 gene encoding (E)-beta-caryophyllene synthase-like isoform X1 codes for MASPMITLAPQSQCNQFREYSPSPWGDFFLNHATCTPSQLLTMKERAQVKEENVRRIILESFASSDLAQKLELVDTLQRIGVDYHYKKEINDLLYSIYNDEDGGSDDLYVTSLRFYLLRKHGYTVSADVFEKFRDKQGNISSDDVSCLLMLYDAAHVRTHGEEILDDMITFNKSRLQSLTMKNLEPELAEEVRCTLETPRFRRVERVEARLYISVYEKKAVHDGTILEFAKLDYNILQAIYCDELKELTIWWKDLHSKTDLSFARDRMVEIHFWILGTIYEPYYSYSRIVVTKFTLLASLLDDLYDNYCCTTEESTIFNTAIERWDEQTTEEFPAHLKPLLIGILDTTNKIEEELKLQKNRHAEVVKKLVICTAKFYHAEVNWRDEHYVPATVDEHLEKSLRSSVCMQIIIGVLISLRDCREDDVNWAFTFPKLIRGVSVVGRVGNDIVSDEREQASEHVVSTVQTCMKQYGITAEQANEKLRVIIEEAWMDIVQEYLDQKRPREFLEKSVDVARTMDFFYKRDDAYTLPLSIKDTITLMYVNPCEL; via the exons ATGGCGTCGCCGATGATCACCCTCGCCCCGCAGTCACAGTGCAACCAGTTCCGGGAGTACAGCCCCAGCCCCTGGGGTGACTTCTTCCTCAACCATGCCACATGCACTCCATCACAG CTCTTGACAATGAAGGAGAGGGCACAGGTAAAGGAGGAGAACGTGAGGAGGATTATACTGGAAAGCTTTGCCTCCTCCGACCTGGCTCAGAAGCTGGAGCTCGTTGACACTCTACAAAGGATAGGGGTGGACTACCACTACAAGAAGGAGATCAATGACCTACTTTATTCTATCTACAATGACGAGGATGGAGGTTCTGATGACCTCTATGTCACCTCATTGAGGTTCTATTTGCTTAGGAAGCATGGATACACCGTCTCTGCAG ACGTGTTTGAGAAGTTTAGGGACAAGCAAGGGAACATTTCAAGTGACGATGTCAGCTGCTTGCTAATGTTGTATGATGCTGCACATGTGAGAACTCATGGGGAGGAGATACTCGACGACATGATCACTTTCAACAAGAGCCGCCTCCAATCTTTGACGATGAAAAATTTGGAGCCAGAGCTGGCAGAGGAAGTGCGATGCACATTGGAGACACCACGGTTCAGGCGGGTCGAGAGGGTGGAGGCAAGGCTCTACATCTCAGTGTACGAGAAGAAGGCTGTGCATGATGGGACTATACTGGAGTTTGCAAAGCTGGACTACAACATCTTGCAGGCTATCTACTGTGATGAGCTGAAAGAACTTACAAT ATGGTGGAAGGATTTACACTCAAAGACAGACCTTAGCTTCGCACGAGACAGAATGGTGGAGATACATTTTTGGATTCTCGGAACAATTTATGAGCCCTATTACTCATATTCGCGGATAGTGGTGACAAAGTTCACCCTGTTAGCGTCATTGCTTGATGACCTTTATGACAACTATTGTTGCACCACAGAGGAGAGTACTATCTTCAACACAGCCATAGAAAG GTGGGATGAACAAACCACAGAGGAGTTCCCAGCACATCTGAAGCCACTCCTCATCGGCATACTTGACACTACAAATAAGATTGAGGAGGAGTTAAAACTTCAGAAAAACAGGCATGCTGAAGTTGTCAAAAAACta GTGATCTGCACTGCCAAATTCTACCATGCTGAGGTGAATTGGCGCGATGAACACTATGTACCAGCTACTGTTGATGAGCACCTCGAAAAATCCTTGCGTAGTAGTGTCTGTATGCAAATAATAATTGGTGTGCTCATTTCACTAAGAGATTGTCGGGAGGATGATGTTAATTGGGCATTCACCTTTCCCAAACTTATCAGAGGTGTTTCTGTTGTGGGGCGCGTTGGAAATGACATCGTGTCAGATGAG CGGGAACAAGCTTCGGAGCATGTGGTATCCACGGTGCAAACTTGCATGAAGCAATATGGGATAACAGCAGAGCAAGCCAACGAAAAGCTTAGAGTCATAATCGAAGAAGCATGGATGGACATCGTCCAGGAATACCTCGACCAGAAGCGACCTAGGGAGTTTCTTGAGAAGTCGGTCGATGTTGCACGAACAATGGATTTCTTTTACAAGCGTGATGATGCGTACACCTTGCCGCTCAGCATCAAGGACACTATAACTTTGATGTATGTGAATCCGTGTGAGCTGTAG
- the LOC120663952 gene encoding (E)-beta-caryophyllene synthase-like isoform X3 codes for MASPMITLAPQSQCNQFREYSPSPWGDFFLNHATCTPSQVKEENVRRIILESFASSDLAQKLELVDTLQRIGVDYHYKKEINDLLYSIYNDEDGGSDDLYVTSLRFYLLRKHGYTVSADVFEKFRDKQGNISSDDVSCLLMLYDAAHVRTHGEEILDDMITFNKSRLQSLTMKNLEPELAEEVRCTLETPRFRRVERVEARLYISVYEKKAVHDGTILEFAKLDYNILQAIYCDELKELTIWWKDLHSKTDLSFARDRMVEIHFWILGTIYEPYYSYSRIVVTKFTLLASLLDDLYDNYCCTTEESTIFNTAIERWDEQTTEEFPAHLKPLLIGILDTTNKIEEELKLQKNRHAEVVKKLVICTAKFYHAEVNWRDEHYVPATVDEHLEKSLRSSVCMQIIIGVLISLRDCREDDVNWAFTFPKLIRGVSVVGRVGNDIVSDEREQASEHVVSTVQTCMKQYGITAEQANEKLRVIIEEAWMDIVQEYLDQKRPREFLEKSVDVARTMDFFYKRDDAYTLPLSIKDTITLMYVNPCEL; via the exons ATGGCGTCGCCGATGATCACCCTCGCCCCGCAGTCACAGTGCAACCAGTTCCGGGAGTACAGCCCCAGCCCCTGGGGTGACTTCTTCCTCAACCATGCCACATGCACTCCATCACAG GTAAAGGAGGAGAACGTGAGGAGGATTATACTGGAAAGCTTTGCCTCCTCCGACCTGGCTCAGAAGCTGGAGCTCGTTGACACTCTACAAAGGATAGGGGTGGACTACCACTACAAGAAGGAGATCAATGACCTACTTTATTCTATCTACAATGACGAGGATGGAGGTTCTGATGACCTCTATGTCACCTCATTGAGGTTCTATTTGCTTAGGAAGCATGGATACACCGTCTCTGCAG ACGTGTTTGAGAAGTTTAGGGACAAGCAAGGGAACATTTCAAGTGACGATGTCAGCTGCTTGCTAATGTTGTATGATGCTGCACATGTGAGAACTCATGGGGAGGAGATACTCGACGACATGATCACTTTCAACAAGAGCCGCCTCCAATCTTTGACGATGAAAAATTTGGAGCCAGAGCTGGCAGAGGAAGTGCGATGCACATTGGAGACACCACGGTTCAGGCGGGTCGAGAGGGTGGAGGCAAGGCTCTACATCTCAGTGTACGAGAAGAAGGCTGTGCATGATGGGACTATACTGGAGTTTGCAAAGCTGGACTACAACATCTTGCAGGCTATCTACTGTGATGAGCTGAAAGAACTTACAAT ATGGTGGAAGGATTTACACTCAAAGACAGACCTTAGCTTCGCACGAGACAGAATGGTGGAGATACATTTTTGGATTCTCGGAACAATTTATGAGCCCTATTACTCATATTCGCGGATAGTGGTGACAAAGTTCACCCTGTTAGCGTCATTGCTTGATGACCTTTATGACAACTATTGTTGCACCACAGAGGAGAGTACTATCTTCAACACAGCCATAGAAAG GTGGGATGAACAAACCACAGAGGAGTTCCCAGCACATCTGAAGCCACTCCTCATCGGCATACTTGACACTACAAATAAGATTGAGGAGGAGTTAAAACTTCAGAAAAACAGGCATGCTGAAGTTGTCAAAAAACta GTGATCTGCACTGCCAAATTCTACCATGCTGAGGTGAATTGGCGCGATGAACACTATGTACCAGCTACTGTTGATGAGCACCTCGAAAAATCCTTGCGTAGTAGTGTCTGTATGCAAATAATAATTGGTGTGCTCATTTCACTAAGAGATTGTCGGGAGGATGATGTTAATTGGGCATTCACCTTTCCCAAACTTATCAGAGGTGTTTCTGTTGTGGGGCGCGTTGGAAATGACATCGTGTCAGATGAG CGGGAACAAGCTTCGGAGCATGTGGTATCCACGGTGCAAACTTGCATGAAGCAATATGGGATAACAGCAGAGCAAGCCAACGAAAAGCTTAGAGTCATAATCGAAGAAGCATGGATGGACATCGTCCAGGAATACCTCGACCAGAAGCGACCTAGGGAGTTTCTTGAGAAGTCGGTCGATGTTGCACGAACAATGGATTTCTTTTACAAGCGTGATGATGCGTACACCTTGCCGCTCAGCATCAAGGACACTATAACTTTGATGTATGTGAATCCGTGTGAGCTGTAG